The following coding sequences lie in one Drosophila sulfurigaster albostrigata strain 15112-1811.04 chromosome 2R, ASM2355843v2, whole genome shotgun sequence genomic window:
- the LOC133838087 gene encoding epidermal growth factor-like protein isoform X2 encodes MLGRGIFLLVFLLLPASQTGHMLCQNGYELDSTTNRCIPVCSTPCCNGICTAPDKCECLDGYVRESDSICLPHCENECLNGYCIVPERCACKYGYSTTDGKICQPICDGGCVNGFCSAPGECTCNDGYSKLNATNCITVSTAGARILTNKTLLFGLIGTSVLLLIGVVMYIFRKRANSGLEMEQFGTYFSIN; translated from the exons ATGCTTGGTCGTGGAATATTTCTGTTGGTGTTTCTACTACTTCCCGCATCTCAAACAGGTCATATGCTATGCCAAAATGGCTACGAGCTAGATTCCACTACCAATCGATGCATTCCAGTTTGCAGCACACCCTGCTGTAACGGCATCTGCACTGCTCCAGACAAATGCGAATGCCTCGATGGCTATGTAAGAGAAAGTGATTCGATTTGTTTACCTCACTGCGAAAACGAATGCCTCAATGGATACTGCATTGTTCCTGAGAGATGTGCTTGCAAGTATGGATATAGTACAACAGATGGGAAAATCTGTCAGCCTATTTGTGATGGAGGATGTGTGAATGGTTTCTGCAGTGCTCCTGGAGAATGTACCTGCAACGATGGGTACAGTAAGTTGAATGCAACCAACTGTATCACCGTATCGACTGCTGGAGCGCGCATACTGACTAATAAGACTTTGCTGTTTGGTTTAATCGGAACTTCTGTGCTGCTTCTTATCGGCGTGGTAATGTACATATTTAGGAAACGAGCTAATAGCGGACTTGAAATGG AGCAATTTGGAACATACTTTTCTATAAATTAA
- the LOC133838087 gene encoding epidermal growth factor-like protein isoform X1, producing the protein MLGRGIFLLVFLLLPASQTGHMLCQNGYELDSTTNRCIPVCSTPCCNGICTAPDKCECLDGYVRESDSICLPHCENECLNGYCIVPERCACKYGYSTTDGKICQPICDGGCVNGFCSAPGECTCNDGYSKLNATNCITVSTAGARILTNKTLLFGLIGTSVLLLIGVVMYIFRKRANSGLEMEEQFGTYFSIN; encoded by the exons ATGCTTGGTCGTGGAATATTTCTGTTGGTGTTTCTACTACTTCCCGCATCTCAAACAGGTCATATGCTATGCCAAAATGGCTACGAGCTAGATTCCACTACCAATCGATGCATTCCAGTTTGCAGCACACCCTGCTGTAACGGCATCTGCACTGCTCCAGACAAATGCGAATGCCTCGATGGCTATGTAAGAGAAAGTGATTCGATTTGTTTACCTCACTGCGAAAACGAATGCCTCAATGGATACTGCATTGTTCCTGAGAGATGTGCTTGCAAGTATGGATATAGTACAACAGATGGGAAAATCTGTCAGCCTATTTGTGATGGAGGATGTGTGAATGGTTTCTGCAGTGCTCCTGGAGAATGTACCTGCAACGATGGGTACAGTAAGTTGAATGCAACCAACTGTATCACCGTATCGACTGCTGGAGCGCGCATACTGACTAATAAGACTTTGCTGTTTGGTTTAATCGGAACTTCTGTGCTGCTTCTTATCGGCGTGGTAATGTACATATTTAGGAAACGAGCTAATAGCGGACTTGAAATGG AAGAGCAATTTGGAACATACTTTTCTATAAATTAA
- the LOC133838664 gene encoding protein takeout-like, with product MSSTRHSSNPLSFFCGLLAIFWWNGVAFNVAAVEFYTEKPSFLPSCRIYEPGFTKCSTNSIQKLIDQLHVGIPEIVEKYGTWDPMHVRDIVFKQDNVEVATIRANLTDVVVKGFSQTKIKESRVSKKDFHWQTKIFLPKMRLDAKYKMQGRILLIPLSGEGNIFIEIENLDILMYTKTRLYEKGGFTFDNVTAVQVKLNMTRVRTQLDNLFNGRSKEVERSTNQFFNDNWRDFYEALRPLIVDTVENIMKDIMSAVFHLIPANFFVEDIPTPQQLYGTKT from the exons ATGAGCAGCACGCGACATAGTAGCAATCCGCTTAGCTTTTTCTGCGGCTTGTTGGCAATCTTTTGGTGGAACGGGGTCGCCTTCAATGTAGCAGCCGTGGAATTCTACACCGAGAAGC CATCGTTTTTGCCATCGTGTCGCATCTATGAGCCCGGCTTTACAAAGTGCTCTACAAACAGCATTCAGAAACTAATTGATCAACTTCATGTTGGTATACCAGAAATTGTCGAGAAATATGGAACGTGGGATCCGATGCATGTCAGAGACATTGTTTTCAAGCAGGATAACGTTGAAGTCGCCACCATCAGAGCCAATCTCACCGATGTCGTCGTTAAAGGATTTTCCCAAACGAAGATCAAGGAAAGCCG AGTGAGCAAAAAGGACTTTCACTGGCAAACTAAAATCTTTTTGCCCAAAATGCGATTAGATgccaaatataaaatgcaggGTCGCATTCTATTGATACCGCTTAGTGGGGAGGGCAACATATTTATAGAGATCG AAAATCTTGATATTCTGATGTACACAAAGACGCGACTCTACGAGAAGGGCGGCTTCACCTTCGATAATGTGACAGCGGTGCAAGTGAAGCTAAATATGACTCGAGTTCGCACCCAACTGGACAATCTTTTCAATGGTCGCAGCAAGGAGGTGGAACGTAGTACGAACCAGTTCTTCAACGACAATTGGCGTGATTTCTATGAAGCATTGCGACCTCTGATCGTTGATACGGTGGAAAACATAATGAAGGACATTATGTCCGCTGTTTTCCATTTAATACCGGCAAACTTCTTCGTCGAGGATATTCCCACACCACAGCAACTGTACGGGACAAAAACGTAA
- the LOC133836706 gene encoding uncharacterized protein LOC133836706, with translation MQAHLLQILILLIGFTYIHAGNFLTEKPDVLESCSFDGPKFKECLISNLQVIFINWTHGLPGSNIIGPVDPFTIKRLILSRSSPSDDSNPVNVDTDVQNVLVSGVSQAKIVDASYLPKNNKTEVLLWIPKLRIDFDYSVKGNVGGRKLDDHSKGHVKIEKLLIAFDVDIASQVTPKGNFIDVQHVSVSFREIGKLKFKVNKLFGGDKYLEQLTHNFINENWVEFYISWRPIIEYVIETMVFLRSRKIFSYIPAEYLIDNYALLESIYCFQANVLVPCSLDDSNISNCLAKNLQDIFINWADGIPGKDVFGLTDPFNLDNYIETKEISGFDGRPITIHNEFLNFSVKGLSQGIISAASYGDGIATASLDIPKLILNFDFKATIEDASDLVACSLEDAKFNECLVKNLQTIFINWKDGIPGSDIVGPIDPFTIKFDIWTKILNNELFSKYLGNGTDFKDIVVKGMSQATITEASYDPTKYEAKVVFKIPKLIFHVDYKLTISGGVNNLQISTKGSSSLELARRRYQKRVRCQRRSINDDVYDAYWREWFKTFKTFFDPTAESLLLQRVKKISSSPIQMRRRHPEAVEMNATQKSSNPYCLFYGLFAIFLCNEVVGVEYFTEKPSFLPSCRIKDPEFTTCSTNSIQKLIDQMNIGIPELLNTFGPLDPMRIRDIIFKQDNNNVATLNCNLTDVHIKGYSKMKIKESRVSKKDFSWQTKIFLPKTRMESKYKMEGRILVIPLSGSGNMVMEVENLNVIMLAKTHLYEKGGFTFYNITSIKTKLNMTRIYTNMDNLFNGRDKEIERSTNEFFNENWREVYEAFRPLITETVETVLMELLSSVFSLIPANYFIEDIPTPKQLYGDKGNE, from the exons ATGCAAGCtcatttattgcaaattttgatACTCCTAATTGGATTTACATACATCCATGCAGGAAACTTCTTGACCGAGAAAC CTGATGTCCTCGAATCCTGCTCCTTCGATGGTCCTAAATTCAAGGAATGTTTAATTAGTAACCTTCAAGTGATCTTCATTAACTGGACTCATGGGCTGCCCGGCTCAAACATCATTGGTCCCGTGGATCCGTTTACCATAAAACGATTGATTTTATCTAGATCATCTCCGAGTGATGACAGCAATCCCGTAAATGTCGACACAGATGTGCAAAATGTTCTTGTCAGCGGTGTTAGCCAGGCAAAAATCGTGGATGCaag ttaTCTtccaaaaaacaataaaaccgAAGTTCTTCTCTGGATTCCGAAGCTAAGGATTGATTTCGACTATAGTGTTAAGGGCAATGTTGGCGGCCGAAAACTTGATGATCATAGCAAGGGCCATGTAAAAATAG AAAAACTGTTGATCGCTTTTGATGTTGACATAGCATCCCAAGTCACACCCAAAGGCAACTTTATCGATGTGCAACATGTCAGCGTAAGTTTCAGAGAAATCGGGAAACTGAAATTCAAAGTGAATAAATTGTTTGGAGGCGACAAATATCTAGAACAATTAACccataattttattaatgaaaactGGGTTGAATTCTACATAAGCTGGAGGCCAATCATCGAATATGTCATCGAGACGATGGTTTTTCTACGCtcaagaaaaatatttagttatataCCAGCAGAATATCTGATTGATAACTATGCATTGCTCGAATC catttattgTTTCCAAG ctAATGTACTTGTGCCCTGTTCTTTGGATGATTCAAATATTAGCAATTGTCTTGCCAAAAATCTCCAGGACATCTTCATCAATTGGGCAGATGGTATACCTGGAAAGGATGTTTTTGGACTTACAGATCCATTTAATCTCGACAACTATATTGAGACAAAGGAAATTTCAGGGTTCGATGGCAGACCCATTACTATTCACAATGAATTTTTGAACTTTTCTGTAAAAGGCTTGAGTCAGGGAATTATCAGCGCAGCCAG ttacGGAGACGGTATTGCAACAGCTTCTTTGGATATTCCAAAGCTAATCCTAAATTTCGATTTCAAGGCCACAATTGAGGACg CCTCTGACCTGGTAGCCTGCTCGTTAGAAGATGCTAAGTTTAACGAATGTCTTGTTAAAAATCTTCAAACTATATTTATCAACTGGAAAGATGGGATCCCCGGTTCAGATATAGTCGGACCCATAGATCCATTTACTATTAAATTTGACATTTGGaccaaaatattaaacaatgaACTATTCAGCAAATACTTGGGTAATGGAACAGACTTTAAAGATATTGTCGTTAAAGGCATGAGTCAAGCAACTATTACGGAGGCTAG TTATGATCCTACCAAATATGAAGCGAAGGTTGTTTTTAAGATTCCAAAGCTGATCTTTCATGTCGACTACAAATTGACGATTAGTGGAGGtgttaataatttacaaatcaGCACTAAAGGCTCTTCTAGCTTAGAATTGG CTAGAAGGCGGTATCAAAAAAGAGTTAGATGCCAAAGACGATCTATCAATGACGATGTCTACGATGCTTACTGGAGGGAATGGTTCAAGACCTTTAAAACCTTTTTTGATCCAACAGCTGAGTCGTTGTTGCTTCAACGGGTCAAGAAG ATAAGTAGCAGCCCGATTCAAATGAGGCGCAGACATCCGGAAGCAGTCGAGATGAATGCAACTCAGAAGAGCAGCAATCCTTATTGCCTTTTTTACGGCTTATTCGCAATCTTTTTGTGCAATGAAGTCGTTGGCGTCGAGTACTTCACCGAGAAGC CATCGTTTTTGCCCTCATGTCGCATTAAGGATCCCGAATTTACAACATGCTCGACAAACAGCATTCAGAAATTAATTGATCAGATGAACATCGGTATACCAGAGTTGCTAAATACATTTGGTCCTTTGGATCCTATGCGGATCAGGGATATTATCTTTAAACAGGATAACAATAATGTAGCCACACTTAATTGTAATCTAACCGATGTACACATCAAAGGCTACTCGAAAATGAAGATTAAGGAATCACG TGTGAGCAAAAAGGACTTCAGCTGGCAAACAAAGATCTTTTTGCCCAAAACACGAATGGAATCCAAATATAAAATGGAAGGTCGCATTCTAGTGATACCGCTAAGTGGATCAGGCAACATGGTCATGGAAGTCG AAAATCTTAATGTTATAATGCTAGCCAAAACGCATCTCTATGAGAAGGGTGGCTTCACATTCTACAACATTACTTctataaaaactaaactgaaTATGACACGTATTTACACTAACATGGACAATCTTTTCAATGGTCGCGACAAGGAAATTGAACGTAGTACGAACGAGTTCTTCAATGAAAATTGGCGTGAAGTCTATGAAGCATTCCGCCCACTGATTACTGAAACTGTAGAGACCGTACTAATGGAACTTTTATCCTCTGTATTTAGTCTTATACCCGCCAACTATTTTATTGAGGATATTCCTACACCCAAGCAATTATACGGAGATAAGGGTAATgagtaa
- the LOC133836243 gene encoding LOW QUALITY PROTEIN: uncharacterized protein LOC133836243 (The sequence of the model RefSeq protein was modified relative to this genomic sequence to represent the inferred CDS: substituted 2 bases at 2 genomic stop codons) — protein MQIQIGISLGLLLLSLGLPATEAGKYLTTQPSELTPCHLGDPSFESCFTKNMQTIFITWNNGPPGSNNLGPFDPLTIKRLKISQAGNNVITINADLKNLVVKGAGQAVVKKATYDPDRGLVKSILSIPKLRFEFDYKLKGHVLLLNLNGQGNGFFXNWXANELYKTKPLLEVVVKPRITPDASFSDVQSSKVSFPEIGGFRIKLNNLFGNDKQLEETAHTIFNENWRQFYDILQPAIEQSIQAVMLDRTNKIFSYLPANFIIENYH, from the exons atgcaaattcaaattggaaTTTCATTGggattgttgctgctttcgCTTGGATTGCCAGCTACCGAGGCTGGTAAATATTTGACCACGCAAC CGTCTGAGTTGACACCTTGCCACTTGGGCGATCCAAGTTTTGAATCATGTTTtaccaaaaatatgcaaacaatatttattaccTGGAATAATGGACCACCTGGCTCTAACAATTTGGGACCCTTTGACCCGCTTACCATTAAGCGATTGAAAATTTCCCAGGCTGGCAACAATGTGATTACTATCAATGCAGATTTAAAGAATCTCGTGGTGAAGGGCGCTGGTCAAGCAGTTGTCAAGAAGGCCAC CTACGATCCCGACCGAGGTCTAGTGAAAAGTATTTTGTCCATTCCAAAACTAAGATTTGAATTCGACTATAAATTGAAAGGACATGTGCTACTTCTTAATCTGAATGGTCAGGGCAATGGCTTTTTTTGAAACTGGTAAGCTAATGAATTATATAAAACTAAGC cGCTTCTTGAAGTTGTTGTTAAGCCTCGAATCACACCCGATGCTAGCTTTTCCGATGTGCAGAGTTCAAAAGTAAGTTTCCCAGAGATCGGAGGGTTTAgaatcaaattgaataatCTATTTGGAAACGATAAACAACTGGAGGAAACAGCTCATACAATCTTTAATGAGAACTGGCGTCAGTTCTATGATATCTTGCAACCGGCAATTGAGCAATCCATTCAAGCAGTGATGCTCGATCGGACAAATAAGATTTTCAGCTACTTGCCAGCCAACTTCATAATTGAGAACTACCATTAA
- the LOC133836242 gene encoding uncharacterized protein LOC133836242 — protein MQIHILGIVLLAVTLNTARAGEYLTEKPDALATCLEDDENKDICLAKTIHNTIINWADGIPGKDIFGLTDPFTLNDFNVTREISADDGTPSVIHIQYSNFSVKGLSQGVITRARYFGRFVTATLETPKLVLNFNLNATINEGSKNIRNCRQSSSGNELICGL, from the exons atgcaaattcataTTCTAGGAATTGTGCTGCTTGCAGTGACGTTGAATACCGCTCGAGCAGGAGAATACTTAACCGAGAAAC ctGATGCACTGGCGACCTGCTTAGAGGATGATGAAAATAAAGATATTTGTCTTGCCAAAACTATCCATAACACCATTATTAATTGGGCAGATGGAATACCTGGAAAAGATATTTTCGGACTAACAGATCCATTCACTCTTAACGACTTTAATGTGACAAGGGAAATTTCAGCGGACGATGGTACTCCCAGTGTTATCcatattcaatattcaaatttttctgTAAAAGGCTTGAGCCAGGGAGTTATCACTAGAGCCAG ATACTTTGGAAGATTTGTAACAGCTACATTGGAAACTCCAAAGttggttttaaatttcaacttaaatGCTACTATAAATGAAGGTTCAAAAAACATCCGAAATTGTCGACAAAGTTCAAGCGGAAATGA GCTTATTTGTGGACTTTGA
- the LOC133836241 gene encoding uncharacterized protein LOC133836241, whose translation MSIHILGIALLAVTLTSALPAKFLAEKPSDLVACSLEDAKFNECLVKNLQTIFINWKDGIPGSDIVGPIDPFTIKFDIWTKILNNELFSKYLGNGTDFKDIVVKGMSQATITEASYDPTKYEAKVVFKIPKLIFHVDYKLTISGGVNNLQISTKGSSSLELGDLLLEYRVTLKPRVTPEDTFFDVLQLEGGIKKELDAKDDLSMTMSTMLTGGNGSRPLKPFLIQQLSRCCFNGSRRY comes from the exons ATGTCAATTCATATCCTAGGAATTGCGCTGCTCGCAGTTACATTGACCAGCGCTCTACCTGCAAAATTCTTGGCTGAGAAGC CCTCTGACCTGGTAGCCTGCTCGTTAGAAGATGCTAAGTTTAACGAATGTCTTGTTAAAAATCTTCAAACTATATTTATCAACTGGAAAGATGGGATCCCCGGTTCAGATATAGTCGGACCCATAGATCCATTTACTATTAAATTTGACATTTGGaccaaaatattaaacaatgaACTATTCAGCAAATACTTGGGTAATGGAACAGACTTTAAAGATATTGTCGTTAAAGGCATGAGTCAAGCAACTATTACGGAGGCTAG TTATGATCCTACCAAATATGAAGCGAAGGTTGTTTTTAAGATTCCAAAGCTGATCTTTCATGTCGACTACAAATTGACGATTAGTGGAGGtgttaataatttacaaatcaGCACTAAAGGCTCTTCTAGCTTAGAATTGG GCGATTTATTATTGGAGTATAGGGTGACTCTCAAGCCGCGTGTTACACCCGAAGATACATTCTTCGATGTCCTACAGCTAGAAGGCGGTATCAAAAAAGAGTTAGATGCCAAAGACGATCTATCAATGACGATGTCTACGATGCTTACTGGAGGGAATGGTTCAAGACCTTTAAAACCTTTTTTGATCCAACAGCTGAGTCGTTGTTGCTTCAACGGGTCAAGAAGGTATTGA
- the LOC133836239 gene encoding uncharacterized protein LOC133836239 gives MLFHVLRVTLLAVTLTNALSEKYLTEKPADLVPCSIKDPKFNKCLIKNLQIIFINWKDGIPGSDIVGPIDPFTINFDFWTKLFGSELSSLGIEINFTDIVVKGMSKAVITEASYDPSKYEAKVAFNIPKLSFFFEYSVKGNGSTNNVQLYSKDDGTIELSDLLLEYEMTLKPRVAPEGTFFDVEHLKGDFKDVGDAKNDLDESIVERETSLIDIDWRELYRSFQEFYDSPHESLLLDRVKKILSYIPATYIIDNIH, from the exons ATGCTATTTCATGTTCTAAGAGTTACATTGCTTGCAGTTACATTGACCAACGCTCTATCTGAAAAATACTTAACCGAGAAAC CCGCTGATTTGGTACCCTGCTCGATAAAGGATCCCAAGTTTAATAAGTGTCTAATCAAAAatcttcaaattatatttattaactggAAAGATGGCATCCCCGGTTCAGATATAGTTGGACCCATAGATCCATTTActattaattttgatttctgGACCAAATTATTCGGCAGTGAACTTAGCAGCCTCGggattgaaataaattttactgaTATTGTTGTCAAAGGCATGAGTAAAGCAGTTATTACGGAGGCGAG CTATGATCCTTCCAAATATGAAGCCAAGGTTGCGTTTAACATTCCAAAGCTCAGCTTTTTCTTCGAATACTCTGTAAAGGGAAATGGATCTACTAATAACGTGCAACTTTACAGTAAAGACGATGGTACAATAGAATTGA GCGACTTATTATTGGAATATGAGATGACACTTAAGCCGCGTGTTGCACCTGAAGGAACATTTTTCGATGTGGAACACTTGAAAGGTGATTTCAAAGATGTAGGAGATGCCAAAAACGATTTGGATGAATCGATTGTGGAAAGGGAAACTAGTTTAATCGATATTGACTGGAGGGAATTGTATCGTTCATTTCAAGAATTTTATGACTCTCCACATGAGTCGCTGTTGCTCGATCGGGTCAAAAAGATATTAAGTTATATTCCAGCCACTTATATTATCGATAATATTCATTGA
- the LOC133836240 gene encoding uncharacterized protein LOC133836240 has protein sequence MQIHILGVALLAVILTSAQAGEYLTEKPNVLVPCSLDDSNISNCLAKNLQDIFINWADGIPGKDVFGLTDPFNLDNYIETKEISGFDGRPITIHNEFLNFSVKGLSQGIISAASYGDGIATASLDIPKLILNFDFKATIEDGKNISKIDDKVEMNLIGVTIDFSANLQRRETPKATFLDFSKVENHLQPSDIQILSAADPDKSFNRYISDPQNDFSGVFKAWDRNWVDPLLLKRVNKIFKYIPANFIIKNI, from the exons ATGCAAATTCATATTCTAGGAGTTGCGCTGCTTGCAGTGATTTTGACTAGTGCTCAAGCAGGAGAGTACTTAACCGAGAAAC ctAATGTACTTGTGCCCTGTTCTTTGGATGATTCAAATATTAGCAATTGTCTTGCCAAAAATCTCCAGGACATCTTCATCAATTGGGCAGATGGTATACCTGGAAAGGATGTTTTTGGACTTACAGATCCATTTAATCTCGACAACTATATTGAGACAAAGGAAATTTCAGGGTTCGATGGCAGACCCATTACTATTCACAATGAATTTTTGAACTTTTCTGTAAAAGGCTTGAGTCAGGGAATTATCAGCGCAGCCAG ttacGGAGACGGTATTGCAACAGCTTCTTTGGATATTCCAAAGCTAATCCTAAATTTCGATTTCAAGGCCACAATTGAGGACggtaaaaatatatctaaaattGACGACAAggttgaaatgaatttaa TTGGTGTAACAATTGACTTTAGTGCAAATCTTCAACGCAGAGAGACACCAAAAGCCACGTTTCTGGATTTTTCAAAAGTAGAAAATCACCTGCAGCCCTCAGACATCCAAATACTGAGTGCAGCTGATCCGGATAAGTCCTTTAATAGATATATTTCAGACCCACAGAATGACTTCAGCGGAGTTTTCAAAGCCTGGGATCGCAATTGGGTTGATCCATTACTGTTAAAGCgcgtaaataaaatatttaagtatattccAGCTAacttcataattaaaaatatttaa
- the LOC133838460 gene encoding uncharacterized protein LOC133838460 isoform X1: MAVQAGKYLTEQPDDVIPCSLEDPDFTEILTKNLQTIFINWSDGLPDSDIVGPVDPFYIKELDLKRNSSPDDSEQINVNTDLKNIVVKGARRATISNLEYDPAKYEVKVTYEIPSLNIIFDYKVKGTSNSVILDEEGKGQLEVGYVALSFEVILKPRVKDEATFLEVVKVEASFGNVEDLKIKLDDLFGDDQERKKDAHAFLHRNWEDIFENFQPLFDYVARTMLADRAKKILSYIPANFIISDIR; encoded by the exons ATGGCAGTCCAAGCTGGCAAATACTTGACCGAGCAAC CCGATGACGTGATACCCTGCTCCTTAGAAGATCCTGACTTTACGGAGATCCTCACTAAAAATCTTCAgactatatttattaactgGAGTGATGGATTACCTGATTCTGATATAGTAGGTCCGGTAGATCCATTCTATATAAAGGAATTAGATCTGAAAAGAAACTCATCACCAGATGACAGCGAACAAATAAACGTTAATACGGACTTGAAAAATATCGTTGTCAAAGGCGCGAGACGTGCAACAATTAGTAATCTCga ATATGATCCCGCCAAATATGAAGTCAAAGTTACTTATGAAATTCCCagtttaaacattattttcgACTACAAGGTTAAAGGAACTTCTAATTCAGTAATTCTAGATGAAGAGGGCAAGGGTCAATTAGAAGTTG GATACGTAGCTTTGAGCTTTGAAGTAATACTTAAACCAAGAGTCAAGGACGAAGCTACGTTTCTAGAAGTGGTGAAAGTCGAAGCTAGTTTTGGCAATGTCGAGGACCTTAAAATCAAACTGGATGACTTGTTTGGAGACGATCAAGAACGCAAGAAAGATGCTCATGCATTTTTACATAGAAACTGGGAAGATATTTTCGAGAATTTTCAACCCCTCTTTGACTATGTCGCTCGAACTATGTTAGCAGATCGTGCCAAGAAGATCTTAAGCTACATTCCAGCGAATTTTATAATATCGGACATTCGCTAA
- the LOC133838460 gene encoding uncharacterized protein LOC133838460 isoform X2, with amino-acid sequence MAVQAGKYLTEQPDDVIPCSLEDPDFTEILTKNLQTIFINWSDGLPDSDIVGPVDPFYIKELDLKRNSSPDDSEQINVNTDLKNIVVKGARRATINMIPPNMKSKLLMKFPV; translated from the exons ATGGCAGTCCAAGCTGGCAAATACTTGACCGAGCAAC CCGATGACGTGATACCCTGCTCCTTAGAAGATCCTGACTTTACGGAGATCCTCACTAAAAATCTTCAgactatatttattaactgGAGTGATGGATTACCTGATTCTGATATAGTAGGTCCGGTAGATCCATTCTATATAAAGGAATTAGATCTGAAAAGAAACTCATCACCAGATGACAGCGAACAAATAAACGTTAATACGGACTTGAAAAATATCGTTGTCAAAGGCGCGAGACGTGCAACAATTA ATATGATCCCGCCAAATATGAAGTCAAAGTTACTTATGAAATTCCCagtttaa